The Cellulophaga sp. L1A9 genome window below encodes:
- the cobA gene encoding uroporphyrinogen-III C-methyltransferase yields MSNNNPKVSLVGAGPGSSDLITRRGFKVLQEASVILYDALISQELLDEIDEHIPKIYVGKRCGEHSFSQDDINRLIVENAYQYGHVVRLKGGDPFVFGRASEEIEYVASFGIPVTVVPGLTSAISVPASQGIPVTRRGISSSFWVMTATKKDGSFSQDLKLAAQSSATLVILMGVRKFNEIAEEIAKYRKGITPFAIIQNGTFDKEVCITGTLYNREARLHQINTSLPGIIVIGDVVAEHPSFFEEELQRVLHSNF; encoded by the coding sequence ATGTCAAACAATAATCCAAAAGTTAGTTTAGTGGGTGCAGGCCCTGGTAGCAGCGACCTTATCACGAGAAGAGGTTTCAAGGTATTGCAAGAGGCATCAGTAATTTTATACGATGCTTTGATAAGTCAAGAATTGCTTGATGAAATTGATGAGCATATTCCAAAAATATACGTAGGTAAGCGCTGTGGAGAACATTCTTTTTCACAAGATGATATTAATAGATTGATTGTAGAAAATGCTTACCAATACGGACATGTGGTTCGTTTAAAAGGGGGAGATCCTTTTGTATTTGGTAGAGCAAGTGAAGAAATAGAATATGTAGCATCTTTTGGAATACCGGTAACCGTAGTTCCAGGGTTGACTAGTGCTATTTCGGTTCCTGCTAGTCAAGGAATTCCTGTAACTCGCAGAGGAATTAGCAGTAGTTTTTGGGTGATGACGGCCACAAAAAAAGATGGCTCTTTTTCTCAAGATCTTAAATTGGCAGCACAATCATCTGCAACTTTAGTGATATTGATGGGAGTACGTAAGTTTAATGAAATCGCTGAAGAAATAGCAAAATATAGAAAAGGCATCACTCCTTTTGCAATCATTCAAAACGGTACATTCGATAAAGAGGTTTGTATTACAGGTACCTTATATAATAGGGAGGCGCGCTTGCATCAGATAAATACTTCATTACCAGGGATTATTGTTATTGGAGATGTTGTGGCAGAGCATCCTTCTTTTTTTGAAGAAGAACTCCAGCGTGTACTTCATTCTAATTTTTAA